In Streptomyces alboniger, the following are encoded in one genomic region:
- a CDS encoding YwqJ-related putative deaminase, whose amino-acid sequence MHTAQSTTGHTLSTTASATGHGMAATSGSVPKATAGTVPKATTASASASGAASGDPRVGWSSTAAHAPILRQRRDGILPTVAAALSVRGQTTLTCTAGRGEEPPALHPLVQDFLDTLTSGQRERFTGRCAEAILISRHLTAADAGRSKRASRKPMTNGEARKALKHAKLTARRIREDGDPLHGSFAQPCRSCTALTAHFGVRVVDPTNTET is encoded by the coding sequence ATGCACACGGCACAGAGCACGACCGGCCACACGCTGTCCACGACGGCATCCGCCACGGGGCACGGCATGGCCGCCACCTCGGGATCCGTCCCGAAGGCCACCGCGGGAACCGTCCCGAAGGCCACCACGGCATCCGCCTCGGCGAGCGGGGCGGCGTCCGGCGACCCACGCGTCGGCTGGAGCAGCACCGCCGCCCACGCGCCGATCCTGCGCCAGCGCCGCGACGGCATCCTGCCGACCGTCGCCGCCGCCCTCTCCGTACGCGGCCAGACCACGCTCACCTGTACCGCGGGCCGCGGCGAGGAACCGCCCGCCCTCCACCCGCTCGTCCAGGACTTCCTCGACACCCTCACCAGCGGCCAGCGCGAACGCTTCACCGGCCGCTGCGCCGAGGCCATCCTCATCTCCCGCCACCTGACGGCGGCCGACGCGGGCCGCTCCAAACGGGCCTCGCGCAAGCCCATGACCAACGGCGAGGCCCGCAAGGCCCTCAAGCACGCCAAACTCACCGCGCGCCGCATCCGCGAGGACGGCGACCCCCTGCACGGCTCCTTCGCCCAGCCCTGCCGCTCCTGCACGGCCCTCACGGCGCACTTCGGCGTACGGGTCGTGGACCCGACGAACACCGAGACCTGA